The Pseudomonas pergaminensis nucleotide sequence GCGTAGACGCCACGTTTTACCGCTACCTGGCGCGTCATGCCTTTGCCAACGAGACGGCGATCGGCCATGGCCGCATACCCGACACGCAATACGATGCCGCATGGTCGCAACTGGCGTGGGACCGCACGTTGACCTTCTTCGGCAAAACCTTGTGGCAGGCATAAGGTGTAAATAGCTTTCGGTAAAGCGATGAGTAGCCCGGCTGCCTGAACCTGATGATTCAACGCGAATCAACGGAGGCGGGCCGGCCTCCTTACTCTGCCTCTGGCTGCCCGATCTCAGCCAGGGCGCTGGCGTTGTTCTTGAACGCTGCTGCAAAGGCGGCGCGGTTCTTGGCCATGAAAATACCGGCGTCTTCTGCCTGCTTTTCAGTCAAGCCTTCCACGTTTTTCAACAGGACATCCATCAGAGACTCTGCCAGCTCAAGCATCTGGTCGTGTGCGTCGGCTAGTTTGCGATCCACGAATGTAGTCTCCAAGTCGCGGGTACTGCGATACAGGGTTTCAACAGCCATTTTTTGGCCTCGTCATCAGGGTGCAGTAGTGAAGGGGAGTAGCCCTTGCTTCGGGTGTTGCTGAGTGCTGTTTATATATACAGTAAAAAGGTTAAGCGAAACCACAGCGTTTGGGTAGCAGTTTTTTAATGTAGCCCGTAAATACAGCTCAGGCGTGCCTCATGTCACGCCGCCATCATCTTATACCTGCCTCTGGCCTTTTTTCTGCATGCAGAACAACCGTCACGTCCAACCCGCATTATCCGGTCGAGTCGACCTAAGGAAGCATCATCGTGAAGATCAATTGGGCCGAAAGGCTGCGCCAGAACGTACACGGGCTGGCCGAGTCCCTGGGCAATCTGTTCGTCGAGTCGTTCCACTACCTGGCGCTGTTCGCCATTGGTGCGGTGACCGCGTGGGCAGCGGTGATGGAGTTTCTGGGGATGCTCGAGAATGGGCATATCAAGATCGATGACATATTGCTGCTGTTCATCTACCTCGAATTGGGCGCGATGGTCGGGATTTACTTCAAGACCAACCACATGCCCGTGCGCTTTCTGATCTACGTGGCAATCACCGCGCTGACGCGCCTGCTGATTTCCAACGTGTCCCACCACAACCCGCCCGACATCGGCATCATCTACCTGTGCGGCGGGATTCTGCTGTTGGCGTTTGCGATCCTGGTGGTGCGCTATGCGTCTTCGGCGTTTCCCTCCGTGAAGGTCGAAGGCCCGCGTCGCAAGGGCGAGGCGAGCCTGGAAACCGAGAAGGGCGAGCTTTAAAGGCCGACGCTGAAGGGCAGGGAGCGGGCTGGCGGCCGCTGTAGCACTTTGTGGTCGCCATCGGTCATCACCGCCAGGATCTCCATGGCACTGTGGCCCTGTTCGATGGCAATGCCGAATTGGATGCTCTGTACCAGGCGCTTCAGGCGCTTGGGATCATTGCGTTGTTCGGCGCTGATCATGCGTTTAGCCACCACGCCTTGATCGTTGGAGAGGGTCAGCATGATGCTGCCGTCCAGGCGCTGGATGCTCAGGTTGACGCGGTATTGCGGGGTGAAGGTGTCGGTGATGATCTGAAAAGGATTGTCCATGGTGCGTTACCGCCTGATAAGAACATGCAGTCATTGACGACCGGTGTCGGGATTAGTTCGCGTCTCCTGACCATCGGCCACTCCGTCGCTGAGGTTTTCACAAGGTCCGTTTCCCTCCACAGCTGTACAGCAAAGGCCGTGCCGCATAAGGCGCCGAGCCGTTATTGCGGGACATGAAAAAGGCGAACCGAGGTTCGCCTTTTTGTTGGGTGATCTATTTCAGGGCAGTACCGAGAAAACGATCGCAGACAGCGCAATCAAGCCGATCACCACCACAAACACGTTCGACAGCTGGCCCGAATACTGGCGCAAAGATGACACGCGACGGATCGCGTACATCGGCATCAGGAACAACAGGCACGCGATGATCGGCCCGCCCATGGTCTCGATCATGCCCAGGATACTTGGGTTGAAGGTAGCCACGGCCCAGCAGGTCAGCACCATGAACAGCGCGGTGCAGCGCTCCAGCCATTTCGACGACATCGAACGATTGCGCCCGCGCAGGGATTTGACGATCAGGCCCTGGAAACCTTCACTCGCGCCGATGTAGTGGCCGAGGAAGGATTTAGTGATGGCCACGAGTGCGATCAACGGCGCCGCGTAGGCGATCACCGGGGTCTGGAAGTGGTTGGCCAGGTACGACAGGATCGAGATGTTCTGGGCCTTGGCCGCTGCCAGGTCGGCTGGCGACAGCGCCAGTACGCAGCTGAAGCAGAAGAACATCACAGTCAGCACCATCATGCCGTGGGCGGTGGCGAGTATGCCGCTGCTTTTGCGTTCGGCCTGTGCGCCATACACGCGTTTCTGGTCGACGGCGAACGCGGAGATGATCGGCGAGTGGTTGAAGGAAAACACCATCACCGGGATGGCCAGCCATAGCGTCTTGAAGAAGATCGGCAGTGGCATGCCTTCGCCAGCTGAGGCGAAGAACGCGCCATTCCAGTTGGGGATCAGGCTCACGGCCAACAGCAACAGGGCGGCCACGAAAGGGTACACCAGCACGCTCATGGCCTTGACGATCACGCTCTGGCCGCAGCGCACAATGGCCATCAGGCCGAGGATCAGCACCAGCGACAGGATGGCCCGGGGCGGTGGGGTCATGTGCAGTTGGTGTTCCATGAAGCTGCCCAGGGTATTGGTCAGCGCCACGCTGTACACCAGCAGGATCGGGAAGATGGCGAAGAAATACAGCAGGGTGATCAGCTTGCCCGCACCGGCGCCGAAATGTTCTTCGACCACTTCGGTGATGTCGCCGGATTTGCCCGACAACACAAAGCGCGTCAGCCCACGGTGGGCGAAGAAGGTCATGGGGAAGGCCAGCAGGGCCAGCACGATCAGCGGCCAGAAACCGCCGACGCCGGCATTGATCGGCAGGAACAGGGTGCCTGCGCCGATGGCGGTGCCGTAGAGGCCCAGCATCCAGGTGGTGTCGTGTTTGGTCCAGCCGGTGGTCACGGTGTTTTCTGCAACAGGATTTTCGGCAGCAGGTGTACGTACATCGGTCATCGTTATTGCCTCGTTATTATTTTTGCGCGGGCTCACGTTTGGGGCGGGTAGCAGTGCTCCGATCAGCACTCCACCCAGCTGACCGCCAGGCCGCCCCGTGAAGTTTCTTTGTATTTGTCATGCATGTCGGCGCCGGTATCGCGCATGGTGCGGATCACCCGGTCGAGGGAAATGAAGTGCTTGCCGTCACCGCGCAGGGCCATTTGCGTGGCGTTGATCGCCTTGACCGCCGCGATGGCGTTACGCTCGATGCACGGCACTTGCACCAGGCCGCCGACCGGGTCGCAGGTGAGGCCGAGGTTGTGCTCCAGGCCGATTTCGGCAGCGTTTTCCAATTGCTCGGGGGTGGCACCGAGGACATCGGCCAAACCCGCAGCCGCCATGGCGCAGGCCGAACCGACTTCGCCCTGGCAGCCGACTTCGGCACCGGAGATCGAGGCGTTTTTCTTGCAGAGAATGCCGACTGCCGCCGCGGCCAGGAAGAAATTGACTACATCATCGTCAGACGCGTCGGCGTTGAACTTCATGTAGTAATGCAGCACGGCCGGGATGATCCCGGCAGCGCCGTTGGTCGGTGCGGTGACCATGCGCCCACCGGCTGCGTTTTCTTCGTTGACGGCGAGGGCGAACAGGTTGACCCACTCCATGGCCGACAGGGTCGACGTGATGACATTCGGTTTGCCGATTTCCAGCAGGCTGCGGTGCAATTTCGCCGCACGGCGCGGCACGTCCAGCCCACCCGGCAGGATGCCTTCATCGCGCAGGCCTTGCTCCACGCATTCGCGCATCACCGACCAGATATGCAGCAGGCCACTGCGGATGTCGGCATCGCTGCGCCAAGCCCGTTCGTTGGCCATCATCAGCTCGGAAACCCGTAGGCCGTGCTTGTTGCACAAGGCCAGCAGTTCTACGGCGCTGGAAAAGTCGTAGGGCAATTCAACATCGCTGGTCGGCGCAATGCCGGAGGCGGCTTCGGCAGCTTCGATAATGAAACCGCCGCCCACCGAGTAATAGGTTTGCTCGCTCAGCAGGCCGTTTTCGCCGTAGGCGTGCAAGGACATGGCGTTGGGGTGGTAGGGCAGGCTTTCGTCCAGCAGTAGGAGGTCGTGCTTCCAGTTGAAAGCAATGTCCTGCTGACCTGCGAGAAGCAGTCGGCCGGATTCGCGCAGTTGCTGGATGCGTGCGTTGATCGAGGTGGGGTCGACCCGGTCTGGCCATTCGCCCATCAGGCCCATCACGCAAGCGCGGTCGGTGGCATGGCCAATACCGGTGGCGGACAGCGAACCATACAGGCGCACTTCCACGCGGCGGGTGTCGTTCAGTAATTGTTGGTCGATCAGGGCTTGGGCAAAAGTCGCGGCCGCTCGCATGGGGCCGACGGTATGGGAGCTGGAAGGGCCGATGCCCACCTTGAATAGATCAAAAACACTGATAGCCATGCTAAACCCTTACAAGCAATGGAGTAGAAATCGCTGCCATGTTTTGTAGGACGAGCGGAATTGGCGCGATACTGACCCTCTGGAACGGCACTGACCAACGAATTATCCTAAGACACCCTTTAGCAGGACTAAACGCTATGACCCGGCCCCTACATGGCCAGACGTATGTCTGGCTGCACGTGTTTGCCTGTGCGGCGCGGCATTTGTCGTTCACCCGTTGCGCCGAAGAACTGCACATCACGCCGGGGGCGGTGAGCCAGCAAATCCGCCAATTGGAAGAACGCTTGGGTTTCCGCTTGTTTCATCGGCGGGCGCGTGGGGTGGAACTGAGTGCCGAGGGCCAGCGTTTGGCCGCGACCGTGAGTGAGGCCTACGGGAGCATCGATGCCGAGTTGCAGCGCTTGGATGCGGGGATGATCAGCGGCACCTTGCGCCTGCGCTCGATCCCGTCGTTTCTGGGCAAATGGCTGACCCCGCGTCTGCCGCGCTTGCAGCAACGCTTTCCGGATATCCAACTGCGCATGGTCGCCGAGGACAGCAGCATCGCCCTGCACGAGGGCGATTTCGACCTGGCCATCGACTTGAACGACGGCAGCTACCCTGGCCTGTTATCCACAGCCCTGTTGGACGAGCAGATCTTTCCGGTCTGTGCCCCCAGCCTGTTGCGTGGGCGCCCACCCCTGCACGGCCCGGCCGACCTGGTGCACTTCCCGCTGCTGCACGACATTACCGCCTGGCGTGGGAGTTATGAGTACGCGGAGTGGGAGTTCTACCTGAATGCCATCGGCTATCACGCCGCAGACGTGCGCCGCGGCCACACCTTCAACCGCAACCACCTGACCATCG carries:
- a CDS encoding DUF3509 domain-containing protein yields the protein MDNPFQIITDTFTPQYRVNLSIQRLDGSIMLTLSNDQGVVAKRMISAEQRNDPKRLKRLVQSIQFGIAIEQGHSAMEILAVMTDGDHKVLQRPPARSLPFSVGL
- a CDS encoding LysR substrate-binding domain-containing protein gives rise to the protein MTRPLHGQTYVWLHVFACAARHLSFTRCAEELHITPGAVSQQIRQLEERLGFRLFHRRARGVELSAEGQRLAATVSEAYGSIDAELQRLDAGMISGTLRLRSIPSFLGKWLTPRLPRLQQRFPDIQLRMVAEDSSIALHEGDFDLAIDLNDGSYPGLLSTALLDEQIFPVCAPSLLRGRPPLHGPADLVHFPLLHDITAWRGSYEYAEWEFYLNAIGYHAADVRRGHTFNRNHLTIEAAIAGMGVAIARRTLLNDELERGTLIVPFGLAVPNHKRYVLLYAPGALNHPGVRAVHDWLVEEAGIFRGLHPLGEGQL
- a CDS encoding phosphate-starvation-inducible protein PsiE; this encodes MKINWAERLRQNVHGLAESLGNLFVESFHYLALFAIGAVTAWAAVMEFLGMLENGHIKIDDILLLFIYLELGAMVGIYFKTNHMPVRFLIYVAITALTRLLISNVSHHNPPDIGIIYLCGGILLLAFAILVVRYASSAFPSVKVEGPRRKGEASLETEKGEL
- a CDS encoding L-serine ammonia-lyase: MAISVFDLFKVGIGPSSSHTVGPMRAAATFAQALIDQQLLNDTRRVEVRLYGSLSATGIGHATDRACVMGLMGEWPDRVDPTSINARIQQLRESGRLLLAGQQDIAFNWKHDLLLLDESLPYHPNAMSLHAYGENGLLSEQTYYSVGGGFIIEAAEAASGIAPTSDVELPYDFSSAVELLALCNKHGLRVSELMMANERAWRSDADIRSGLLHIWSVMRECVEQGLRDEGILPGGLDVPRRAAKLHRSLLEIGKPNVITSTLSAMEWVNLFALAVNEENAAGGRMVTAPTNGAAGIIPAVLHYYMKFNADASDDDVVNFFLAAAAVGILCKKNASISGAEVGCQGEVGSACAMAAAGLADVLGATPEQLENAAEIGLEHNLGLTCDPVGGLVQVPCIERNAIAAVKAINATQMALRGDGKHFISLDRVIRTMRDTGADMHDKYKETSRGGLAVSWVEC
- a CDS encoding YebG family protein — its product is MAVETLYRSTRDLETTFVDRKLADAHDQMLELAESLMDVLLKNVEGLTEKQAEDAGIFMAKNRAAFAAAFKNNASALAEIGQPEAE
- a CDS encoding serine/threonine transporter translates to MTDVRTPAAENPVAENTVTTGWTKHDTTWMLGLYGTAIGAGTLFLPINAGVGGFWPLIVLALLAFPMTFFAHRGLTRFVLSGKSGDITEVVEEHFGAGAGKLITLLYFFAIFPILLVYSVALTNTLGSFMEHQLHMTPPPRAILSLVLILGLMAIVRCGQSVIVKAMSVLVYPFVAALLLLAVSLIPNWNGAFFASAGEGMPLPIFFKTLWLAIPVMVFSFNHSPIISAFAVDQKRVYGAQAERKSSGILATAHGMMVLTVMFFCFSCVLALSPADLAAAKAQNISILSYLANHFQTPVIAYAAPLIALVAITKSFLGHYIGASEGFQGLIVKSLRGRNRSMSSKWLERCTALFMVLTCWAVATFNPSILGMIETMGGPIIACLLFLMPMYAIRRVSSLRQYSGQLSNVFVVVIGLIALSAIVFSVLP